In Temnothorax longispinosus isolate EJ_2023e chromosome 10, Tlon_JGU_v1, whole genome shotgun sequence, a single window of DNA contains:
- the Nompb gene encoding intraflagellar transport protein 88 homolog isoform X1, whose amino-acid sequence MSSTGVEDDIYAGYNDYPSVYNIKDLEEDELFQEVIKTSYGRRSIFTPKTPGTAMRFGTASRFQRSGTTTSMQPMTSGLRPMTAVRSAGYTSSREAFDPLNMGTSSKVPAPALETSKEDTPEEKIRTTERKIMSLIETTAQAASDNNMKIALERAREASSRERALIRLQEQAGLSDNHNIDLTFAVLFNLAVQYTNNEMYTEAIATYQAITRNRMFSNSARLKVNMGNIYVKMGQLSQAIKMYRMAFDQAPTAHKDLRIKIMHNMGMLFVQMGRLEEAANSFEWVMRERSEFKAGLHAVLCHFALSHRDKMKRAFLELLEVQLNVDQEDKYSINPDDAASNILSEVIKNDDLSKLEKEMKLEAEKTILCAAKLIAPVIEDTLTSGFAWCVDAIKSSAFGVLAADLEINKAMVFLHNRETQLAIDTLKMFENRDTKANSAAATMLSFIYYLQGDYDQAEKYGEAARNADAYNAAAYVNLSACAIKKDELNAARELLLCALETDASHVQALYNLGLVYKKENMYEEALECFWKIRNIIRHDPQTLFQIGHLYQLINDIDQASEWYNQLLGIIPSDPGVLQKLGEMYDSIGDKQQAFQFYNDSHRFYPANFEVIDWIGSYFISMQVAEKALTYFEKAVELAPDEPRWRLLVAACLRRTGQFHKALTEYQDIYNKFPDNIECLKFLIRLCSDLGLKEAQMYAAELKKAEKAKELKERQGSGRPGTTGSRKSNSGTSSRAGSGLSVMSDHRPSPDRRPISGRNDYPGMNYVDPIGPLPTRPMTAAGKRDDDFGDEELGDDLLPESVERQTKTLGSEVGSRLCPRDPPFVYAFTRCRGIDVCVTHTASSGGCRGPGPPDDRRSRWKLVVGGTTSRSAPS is encoded by the exons ATGTCTTCCACAGGAGTTGAGGATGACATTTATGCAGGATATAATGATTACCCATCGgtgtataatattaaggaTCTCGAAGAGGATGAATTATTTCAGGAAGTTATCAAGACAAGTTATGGAAGAAGATCAATA TTTACTCCAAAAACACCAGGCACCGCAATGCGTTTTGGAACGGCAAGTCGA TTTCAAAGAAGTGGCACTACTACATCAATGCAACCTATGACCAGTGGGCTTAGACCTATGACAGCGGTGAGAAGTGCGGGGTATACCAGCAGCCGAGAGGCTTTTGATCCTCTTAACATGGGGACTAGTTCTAAAGTTCCCGCGCCTGCATTGGAAACTAGCAAAGAAGACAC aCCAGAGGAGAAGATAAGAACaacggaaagaaaaataatgagtTTGATCGAAACTACTGCACAGGCAGCCTCGGATAATAATATGAAGATCGCCTTGGAACGCGCGCGTGAAGCTTCCTCAAGGGAAAGGGCACTTATACGTTTGCAAGAACAAGCTGGTCTTAGTGATAATCACAATATAGACTTAACGTTTGCT GTACTATTCAACTTAGCAGTTCAATACACGAACAACGAAATGTATACAGAGGCTATAGCAACTTATCAGGCTATAACAAGGAACAGGATGTTTAGCAATAGCGCCCGACTCAAAGTAAATATGggtaatatttatgtaaaaatggGACAACTTTCTCAGgctataaaaatgtatagaatGGCGTTTGATCAAGCCCCGACAGCTCACAAGGATCTAAG AATAAAGATTATGCATAACATGGGAATGTTATTTGTGCAAATGGGTCGGTTAGAAGAAGCAGCTAATAGTTTTGAATGGGTGATGAGAGAGAGATCTGAGTTTAAAGCGGGTTTGCATGCTGTTTTATGTCATTTTGCGTTGTCTCATCGTGATAAGATGAAAAGAGCTTTCTTAGAGTTACTAGAAGTACAACTTAATGTAGATCAGGAGGACAAGTATAGTATAAATCCC gatGATGCTGCATCTAATATACTAAGTGAAGTTATAAAGAATGACGATTTGTCaaaattagagaaagaaatgaaGTTGGAAGCTGAGAAAACTATACTTTGCGCGGCAAAGCTTATAGCGCCTGTTATTGAGGATACACTTACATCAGGATTTGCTTG GTGTGTTGATGCCATCAAGTCCTCAGCATTTGGTGTTCTAGCTGCTGatttagaaataaacaaaGCTATGGTATTTTTGCACAATCGAGAAACACAACTAGCTATAGATAcgttaaaaatgtttgaaaatcgTGACACCAAAGCTAATAGTGCGGCAGCAACTATGCTTTCGTTCATTTACTATCTC CAAGGAGATTATGATCAAGCAGAAAAGTATGGTGAAGCTGCTCGTAACGCCGATGCTTACAATGCAGCGGCCTACGTTAATTTATCCGCTTGTGCAATCAAAAAAGATGAACTGAATGCTGCTAGGGAGCTGTTATTATGTGCGTTAGAGACAGATGCTAGTCATGTACAAGCACTGTACAATTTag GTTTAGTTtacaaaaaagagaatatgtatgAAGAGGCCTTAGAATGTTTTTGGAAAATTCGTAATATCATCAGACATGATCCACaaacattatttcaaattgGTCATCTATATCAATTGATAAACGATATTGACCAAGCATCTGAAtg gtATAATCAATTGTTAGGTATAATACCATCTGACCCAGgtgttttacaaaaattggGAGAAATGTATGATTCAATAGGAGACAAGCAGCAggcatttcaattttataatgac tcCCACAGATTTTATCCTGCTAATTTTGAGGTGATAGATTGGATTGGGTCCTATTTCATATCAATGCAG GTTGCTGAGAAAGCATTgacatattttgaaaaagcGGTAGAGCTTGCGCCAGATGAACCAAGATGGAGATTATTAGTCGCGGCGTGTTTAAGACGCACTGGACAATTTCATAAAGCTCTCACTGAGTATCaagatatctataataaatttccGGATAACATAGAATgcctaaaatttttaatcaggCTGTGTAGCGATCTGGGTTTAAAAGAAGCACAAATGTATGCAgctgaattaaaaaaagccGAGAAAGCTAAAGAACTGAAAGAGAGACAAGGTTCAGGAAGACCAGGCACAACAG GTTCTAGGAAGAGTAATAGTGGAACATCATCGCGAGCTGGTTCAGGATTGAGTGTAATGTCAGATCATAGACCAAGTCCGGATCGACGACCAATTTCAGGCCGAAATGATTATCCAG GTATGAATTATGTAGATCCTATAGGACCTCTTCCTACTCGTCCTATGACAGCAGCTGGAAAACGAGATGACGATTTTGGAGACGAAGAACTCGGAGATGATCTCTTGcctga AAGCGTAGAACGTCAAACGAAGACACTGGGATCCGAGGTAGGGTCGCGCCTGTGCCCGCGTGACCCCCCGTTCGTTTACGCGTTTACACGCTGCCGGGGTATAGACGTATGCGTGACGCACACGGCCAGTAGTGGTGGATGCCGTGGGCCAGGCCCGCCAGACGATCGTAGGTCACGCTGGAAGCTCGTCGTCGGAGGCACGACCAGTCGCTCGGCCCCGTCGTGA
- the Nompb gene encoding intraflagellar transport protein 88 homolog isoform X2, which yields MRFGTASRFQRSGTTTSMQPMTSGLRPMTAVRSAGYTSSREAFDPLNMGTSSKVPAPALETSKEDTPEEKIRTTERKIMSLIETTAQAASDNNMKIALERAREASSRERALIRLQEQAGLSDNHNIDLTFAVLFNLAVQYTNNEMYTEAIATYQAITRNRMFSNSARLKVNMGNIYVKMGQLSQAIKMYRMAFDQAPTAHKDLRIKIMHNMGMLFVQMGRLEEAANSFEWVMRERSEFKAGLHAVLCHFALSHRDKMKRAFLELLEVQLNVDQEDKYSINPDDAASNILSEVIKNDDLSKLEKEMKLEAEKTILCAAKLIAPVIEDTLTSGFAWCVDAIKSSAFGVLAADLEINKAMVFLHNRETQLAIDTLKMFENRDTKANSAAATMLSFIYYLQGDYDQAEKYGEAARNADAYNAAAYVNLSACAIKKDELNAARELLLCALETDASHVQALYNLGLVYKKENMYEEALECFWKIRNIIRHDPQTLFQIGHLYQLINDIDQASEWYNQLLGIIPSDPGVLQKLGEMYDSIGDKQQAFQFYNDSHRFYPANFEVIDWIGSYFISMQVAEKALTYFEKAVELAPDEPRWRLLVAACLRRTGQFHKALTEYQDIYNKFPDNIECLKFLIRLCSDLGLKEAQMYAAELKKAEKAKELKERQGSGRPGTTGSRKSNSGTSSRAGSGLSVMSDHRPSPDRRPISGRNDYPGMNYVDPIGPLPTRPMTAAGKRDDDFGDEELGDDLLPESVERQTKTLGSEVGSRLCPRDPPFVYAFTRCRGIDVCVTHTASSGGCRGPGPPDDRRSRWKLVVGGTTSRSAPS from the exons ATGCGTTTTGGAACGGCAAGTCGA TTTCAAAGAAGTGGCACTACTACATCAATGCAACCTATGACCAGTGGGCTTAGACCTATGACAGCGGTGAGAAGTGCGGGGTATACCAGCAGCCGAGAGGCTTTTGATCCTCTTAACATGGGGACTAGTTCTAAAGTTCCCGCGCCTGCATTGGAAACTAGCAAAGAAGACAC aCCAGAGGAGAAGATAAGAACaacggaaagaaaaataatgagtTTGATCGAAACTACTGCACAGGCAGCCTCGGATAATAATATGAAGATCGCCTTGGAACGCGCGCGTGAAGCTTCCTCAAGGGAAAGGGCACTTATACGTTTGCAAGAACAAGCTGGTCTTAGTGATAATCACAATATAGACTTAACGTTTGCT GTACTATTCAACTTAGCAGTTCAATACACGAACAACGAAATGTATACAGAGGCTATAGCAACTTATCAGGCTATAACAAGGAACAGGATGTTTAGCAATAGCGCCCGACTCAAAGTAAATATGggtaatatttatgtaaaaatggGACAACTTTCTCAGgctataaaaatgtatagaatGGCGTTTGATCAAGCCCCGACAGCTCACAAGGATCTAAG AATAAAGATTATGCATAACATGGGAATGTTATTTGTGCAAATGGGTCGGTTAGAAGAAGCAGCTAATAGTTTTGAATGGGTGATGAGAGAGAGATCTGAGTTTAAAGCGGGTTTGCATGCTGTTTTATGTCATTTTGCGTTGTCTCATCGTGATAAGATGAAAAGAGCTTTCTTAGAGTTACTAGAAGTACAACTTAATGTAGATCAGGAGGACAAGTATAGTATAAATCCC gatGATGCTGCATCTAATATACTAAGTGAAGTTATAAAGAATGACGATTTGTCaaaattagagaaagaaatgaaGTTGGAAGCTGAGAAAACTATACTTTGCGCGGCAAAGCTTATAGCGCCTGTTATTGAGGATACACTTACATCAGGATTTGCTTG GTGTGTTGATGCCATCAAGTCCTCAGCATTTGGTGTTCTAGCTGCTGatttagaaataaacaaaGCTATGGTATTTTTGCACAATCGAGAAACACAACTAGCTATAGATAcgttaaaaatgtttgaaaatcgTGACACCAAAGCTAATAGTGCGGCAGCAACTATGCTTTCGTTCATTTACTATCTC CAAGGAGATTATGATCAAGCAGAAAAGTATGGTGAAGCTGCTCGTAACGCCGATGCTTACAATGCAGCGGCCTACGTTAATTTATCCGCTTGTGCAATCAAAAAAGATGAACTGAATGCTGCTAGGGAGCTGTTATTATGTGCGTTAGAGACAGATGCTAGTCATGTACAAGCACTGTACAATTTag GTTTAGTTtacaaaaaagagaatatgtatgAAGAGGCCTTAGAATGTTTTTGGAAAATTCGTAATATCATCAGACATGATCCACaaacattatttcaaattgGTCATCTATATCAATTGATAAACGATATTGACCAAGCATCTGAAtg gtATAATCAATTGTTAGGTATAATACCATCTGACCCAGgtgttttacaaaaattggGAGAAATGTATGATTCAATAGGAGACAAGCAGCAggcatttcaattttataatgac tcCCACAGATTTTATCCTGCTAATTTTGAGGTGATAGATTGGATTGGGTCCTATTTCATATCAATGCAG GTTGCTGAGAAAGCATTgacatattttgaaaaagcGGTAGAGCTTGCGCCAGATGAACCAAGATGGAGATTATTAGTCGCGGCGTGTTTAAGACGCACTGGACAATTTCATAAAGCTCTCACTGAGTATCaagatatctataataaatttccGGATAACATAGAATgcctaaaatttttaatcaggCTGTGTAGCGATCTGGGTTTAAAAGAAGCACAAATGTATGCAgctgaattaaaaaaagccGAGAAAGCTAAAGAACTGAAAGAGAGACAAGGTTCAGGAAGACCAGGCACAACAG GTTCTAGGAAGAGTAATAGTGGAACATCATCGCGAGCTGGTTCAGGATTGAGTGTAATGTCAGATCATAGACCAAGTCCGGATCGACGACCAATTTCAGGCCGAAATGATTATCCAG GTATGAATTATGTAGATCCTATAGGACCTCTTCCTACTCGTCCTATGACAGCAGCTGGAAAACGAGATGACGATTTTGGAGACGAAGAACTCGGAGATGATCTCTTGcctga AAGCGTAGAACGTCAAACGAAGACACTGGGATCCGAGGTAGGGTCGCGCCTGTGCCCGCGTGACCCCCCGTTCGTTTACGCGTTTACACGCTGCCGGGGTATAGACGTATGCGTGACGCACACGGCCAGTAGTGGTGGATGCCGTGGGCCAGGCCCGCCAGACGATCGTAGGTCACGCTGGAAGCTCGTCGTCGGAGGCACGACCAGTCGCTCGGCCCCGTCGTGA
- the Nompb gene encoding intraflagellar transport protein 88 homolog isoform X5 produces the protein MSLIETTAQAASDNNMKIALERAREASSRERALIRLQEQAGLSDNHNIDLTFAVLFNLAVQYTNNEMYTEAIATYQAITRNRMFSNSARLKVNMGNIYVKMGQLSQAIKMYRMAFDQAPTAHKDLRIKIMHNMGMLFVQMGRLEEAANSFEWVMRERSEFKAGLHAVLCHFALSHRDKMKRAFLELLEVQLNVDQEDKYSINPDDAASNILSEVIKNDDLSKLEKEMKLEAEKTILCAAKLIAPVIEDTLTSGFAWCVDAIKSSAFGVLAADLEINKAMVFLHNRETQLAIDTLKMFENRDTKANSAAATMLSFIYYLQGDYDQAEKYGEAARNADAYNAAAYVNLSACAIKKDELNAARELLLCALETDASHVQALYNLGLVYKKENMYEEALECFWKIRNIIRHDPQTLFQIGHLYQLINDIDQASEWYNQLLGIIPSDPGVLQKLGEMYDSIGDKQQAFQFYNDSHRFYPANFEVIDWIGSYFISMQVAEKALTYFEKAVELAPDEPRWRLLVAACLRRTGQFHKALTEYQDIYNKFPDNIECLKFLIRLCSDLGLKEAQMYAAELKKAEKAKELKERQGSGRPGTTGSRKSNSGTSSRAGSGLSVMSDHRPSPDRRPISGRNDYPGMNYVDPIGPLPTRPMTAAGKRDDDFGDEELGDDLLPESVERQTKTLGSEVGSRLCPRDPPFVYAFTRCRGIDVCVTHTASSGGCRGPGPPDDRRSRWKLVVGGTTSRSAPS, from the exons atgagtTTGATCGAAACTACTGCACAGGCAGCCTCGGATAATAATATGAAGATCGCCTTGGAACGCGCGCGTGAAGCTTCCTCAAGGGAAAGGGCACTTATACGTTTGCAAGAACAAGCTGGTCTTAGTGATAATCACAATATAGACTTAACGTTTGCT GTACTATTCAACTTAGCAGTTCAATACACGAACAACGAAATGTATACAGAGGCTATAGCAACTTATCAGGCTATAACAAGGAACAGGATGTTTAGCAATAGCGCCCGACTCAAAGTAAATATGggtaatatttatgtaaaaatggGACAACTTTCTCAGgctataaaaatgtatagaatGGCGTTTGATCAAGCCCCGACAGCTCACAAGGATCTAAG AATAAAGATTATGCATAACATGGGAATGTTATTTGTGCAAATGGGTCGGTTAGAAGAAGCAGCTAATAGTTTTGAATGGGTGATGAGAGAGAGATCTGAGTTTAAAGCGGGTTTGCATGCTGTTTTATGTCATTTTGCGTTGTCTCATCGTGATAAGATGAAAAGAGCTTTCTTAGAGTTACTAGAAGTACAACTTAATGTAGATCAGGAGGACAAGTATAGTATAAATCCC gatGATGCTGCATCTAATATACTAAGTGAAGTTATAAAGAATGACGATTTGTCaaaattagagaaagaaatgaaGTTGGAAGCTGAGAAAACTATACTTTGCGCGGCAAAGCTTATAGCGCCTGTTATTGAGGATACACTTACATCAGGATTTGCTTG GTGTGTTGATGCCATCAAGTCCTCAGCATTTGGTGTTCTAGCTGCTGatttagaaataaacaaaGCTATGGTATTTTTGCACAATCGAGAAACACAACTAGCTATAGATAcgttaaaaatgtttgaaaatcgTGACACCAAAGCTAATAGTGCGGCAGCAACTATGCTTTCGTTCATTTACTATCTC CAAGGAGATTATGATCAAGCAGAAAAGTATGGTGAAGCTGCTCGTAACGCCGATGCTTACAATGCAGCGGCCTACGTTAATTTATCCGCTTGTGCAATCAAAAAAGATGAACTGAATGCTGCTAGGGAGCTGTTATTATGTGCGTTAGAGACAGATGCTAGTCATGTACAAGCACTGTACAATTTag GTTTAGTTtacaaaaaagagaatatgtatgAAGAGGCCTTAGAATGTTTTTGGAAAATTCGTAATATCATCAGACATGATCCACaaacattatttcaaattgGTCATCTATATCAATTGATAAACGATATTGACCAAGCATCTGAAtg gtATAATCAATTGTTAGGTATAATACCATCTGACCCAGgtgttttacaaaaattggGAGAAATGTATGATTCAATAGGAGACAAGCAGCAggcatttcaattttataatgac tcCCACAGATTTTATCCTGCTAATTTTGAGGTGATAGATTGGATTGGGTCCTATTTCATATCAATGCAG GTTGCTGAGAAAGCATTgacatattttgaaaaagcGGTAGAGCTTGCGCCAGATGAACCAAGATGGAGATTATTAGTCGCGGCGTGTTTAAGACGCACTGGACAATTTCATAAAGCTCTCACTGAGTATCaagatatctataataaatttccGGATAACATAGAATgcctaaaatttttaatcaggCTGTGTAGCGATCTGGGTTTAAAAGAAGCACAAATGTATGCAgctgaattaaaaaaagccGAGAAAGCTAAAGAACTGAAAGAGAGACAAGGTTCAGGAAGACCAGGCACAACAG GTTCTAGGAAGAGTAATAGTGGAACATCATCGCGAGCTGGTTCAGGATTGAGTGTAATGTCAGATCATAGACCAAGTCCGGATCGACGACCAATTTCAGGCCGAAATGATTATCCAG GTATGAATTATGTAGATCCTATAGGACCTCTTCCTACTCGTCCTATGACAGCAGCTGGAAAACGAGATGACGATTTTGGAGACGAAGAACTCGGAGATGATCTCTTGcctga AAGCGTAGAACGTCAAACGAAGACACTGGGATCCGAGGTAGGGTCGCGCCTGTGCCCGCGTGACCCCCCGTTCGTTTACGCGTTTACACGCTGCCGGGGTATAGACGTATGCGTGACGCACACGGCCAGTAGTGGTGGATGCCGTGGGCCAGGCCCGCCAGACGATCGTAGGTCACGCTGGAAGCTCGTCGTCGGAGGCACGACCAGTCGCTCGGCCCCGTCGTGA
- the Nompb gene encoding intraflagellar transport protein 88 homolog isoform X4: MSSTGVEDDIYAGYNDYPSVYNIKDLEEDELFQEVIKTSYGRRSIFTPKTPGTAMRFGTASRFQRSGTTTSMQPMTSGLRPMTAVRSAGYTSSREAFDPLNMGTSSKVPAPALETSKEDTPEEKIRTTERKIMSLIETTAQAASDNNMKIALERAREASSRERALIRLQEQAGLSDNHNIDLTFAVLFNLAVQYTNNEMYTEAIATYQAITRNRMFSNSARLKVNMGNIYVKMGQLSQAIKMYRMAFDQAPTAHKDLRIKIMHNMGMLFVQMGRLEEAANSFEWVMRERSEFKAGLHAVLCHFALSHRDKMKRAFLELLEVQLNVDQEDKYSINPDDAASNILSEVIKNDDLSKLEKEMKLEAEKTILCAAKLIAPVIEDTLTSGFAWCVDAIKSSAFGVLAADLEINKAMVFLHNRETQLAIDTLKMFENRDTKANSAAATMLSFIYYLQGDYDQAEKYGEAARNADAYNAAAYVNLSACAIKKDELNAARELLLCALETDASHVQALYNLGLVYKKENMYEEALECFWKIRNIIRHDPQTLFQIGHLYQLINDIDQASEWYNQLLGIIPSDPGVLQKLGEMYDSIGDKQQAFQFYNDSHRFYPANFEVIDWIGSYFISMQVAEKALTYFEKAVELAPDEPRWRLLVAACLRRTGQFHKALTEYQDIYNKFPDNIECLKFLIRLCSDLGLKEAQMYAAELKKAEKAKELKERQGSGRPGTTGSRKSNSGTSSRAGSGLSVMSDHRPSPDRRPISGRNDYPGMNYVDPIGPLPTRPMTAAGKRDDDFGDEELGDDLLPE; encoded by the exons ATGTCTTCCACAGGAGTTGAGGATGACATTTATGCAGGATATAATGATTACCCATCGgtgtataatattaaggaTCTCGAAGAGGATGAATTATTTCAGGAAGTTATCAAGACAAGTTATGGAAGAAGATCAATA TTTACTCCAAAAACACCAGGCACCGCAATGCGTTTTGGAACGGCAAGTCGA TTTCAAAGAAGTGGCACTACTACATCAATGCAACCTATGACCAGTGGGCTTAGACCTATGACAGCGGTGAGAAGTGCGGGGTATACCAGCAGCCGAGAGGCTTTTGATCCTCTTAACATGGGGACTAGTTCTAAAGTTCCCGCGCCTGCATTGGAAACTAGCAAAGAAGACAC aCCAGAGGAGAAGATAAGAACaacggaaagaaaaataatgagtTTGATCGAAACTACTGCACAGGCAGCCTCGGATAATAATATGAAGATCGCCTTGGAACGCGCGCGTGAAGCTTCCTCAAGGGAAAGGGCACTTATACGTTTGCAAGAACAAGCTGGTCTTAGTGATAATCACAATATAGACTTAACGTTTGCT GTACTATTCAACTTAGCAGTTCAATACACGAACAACGAAATGTATACAGAGGCTATAGCAACTTATCAGGCTATAACAAGGAACAGGATGTTTAGCAATAGCGCCCGACTCAAAGTAAATATGggtaatatttatgtaaaaatggGACAACTTTCTCAGgctataaaaatgtatagaatGGCGTTTGATCAAGCCCCGACAGCTCACAAGGATCTAAG AATAAAGATTATGCATAACATGGGAATGTTATTTGTGCAAATGGGTCGGTTAGAAGAAGCAGCTAATAGTTTTGAATGGGTGATGAGAGAGAGATCTGAGTTTAAAGCGGGTTTGCATGCTGTTTTATGTCATTTTGCGTTGTCTCATCGTGATAAGATGAAAAGAGCTTTCTTAGAGTTACTAGAAGTACAACTTAATGTAGATCAGGAGGACAAGTATAGTATAAATCCC gatGATGCTGCATCTAATATACTAAGTGAAGTTATAAAGAATGACGATTTGTCaaaattagagaaagaaatgaaGTTGGAAGCTGAGAAAACTATACTTTGCGCGGCAAAGCTTATAGCGCCTGTTATTGAGGATACACTTACATCAGGATTTGCTTG GTGTGTTGATGCCATCAAGTCCTCAGCATTTGGTGTTCTAGCTGCTGatttagaaataaacaaaGCTATGGTATTTTTGCACAATCGAGAAACACAACTAGCTATAGATAcgttaaaaatgtttgaaaatcgTGACACCAAAGCTAATAGTGCGGCAGCAACTATGCTTTCGTTCATTTACTATCTC CAAGGAGATTATGATCAAGCAGAAAAGTATGGTGAAGCTGCTCGTAACGCCGATGCTTACAATGCAGCGGCCTACGTTAATTTATCCGCTTGTGCAATCAAAAAAGATGAACTGAATGCTGCTAGGGAGCTGTTATTATGTGCGTTAGAGACAGATGCTAGTCATGTACAAGCACTGTACAATTTag GTTTAGTTtacaaaaaagagaatatgtatgAAGAGGCCTTAGAATGTTTTTGGAAAATTCGTAATATCATCAGACATGATCCACaaacattatttcaaattgGTCATCTATATCAATTGATAAACGATATTGACCAAGCATCTGAAtg gtATAATCAATTGTTAGGTATAATACCATCTGACCCAGgtgttttacaaaaattggGAGAAATGTATGATTCAATAGGAGACAAGCAGCAggcatttcaattttataatgac tcCCACAGATTTTATCCTGCTAATTTTGAGGTGATAGATTGGATTGGGTCCTATTTCATATCAATGCAG GTTGCTGAGAAAGCATTgacatattttgaaaaagcGGTAGAGCTTGCGCCAGATGAACCAAGATGGAGATTATTAGTCGCGGCGTGTTTAAGACGCACTGGACAATTTCATAAAGCTCTCACTGAGTATCaagatatctataataaatttccGGATAACATAGAATgcctaaaatttttaatcaggCTGTGTAGCGATCTGGGTTTAAAAGAAGCACAAATGTATGCAgctgaattaaaaaaagccGAGAAAGCTAAAGAACTGAAAGAGAGACAAGGTTCAGGAAGACCAGGCACAACAG GTTCTAGGAAGAGTAATAGTGGAACATCATCGCGAGCTGGTTCAGGATTGAGTGTAATGTCAGATCATAGACCAAGTCCGGATCGACGACCAATTTCAGGCCGAAATGATTATCCAG GTATGAATTATGTAGATCCTATAGGACCTCTTCCTACTCGTCCTATGACAGCAGCTGGAAAACGAGATGACGATTTTGGAGACGAAGAACTCGGAGATGATCTCTTGcctga aTAA